One genomic region from Rhodoligotrophos appendicifer encodes:
- a CDS encoding ABC transporter ATP-binding protein translates to MSASSDCLIRVDNVVKRYGTFAALKGISMEIGQGEFVALLGPSGCGKTTLLRLIAGFIDPSEGSITIDGTPMMGLPPNKRPVNTVFQNYALFPHLNVGRNVAFGPKRRGQDAAEIEREVKATLELVGLSGFEERFPNELSGGQQQRVALARAVINKPRVLLLDEPFGALDLQLRKRMQLELKHLQARLGITFIFVTHDQEEALVMANRIAVMNEGLIIQTGSGEDIYRAPNSRFVASFIGEANLLNATNATDGLRLDGTTDVLPYTANGSAKKVVMIRPEDIEVGPAPDENHVGLDVTVLERVFLGGATRIHADFGGDQPLVFQPSKFEERASLEPGHRLTIHWQRDRGRVLDA, encoded by the coding sequence GTGTCCGCCTCCTCCGACTGCTTGATCCGCGTGGACAACGTGGTCAAGCGCTACGGAACCTTTGCCGCGCTCAAGGGCATCTCCATGGAAATCGGGCAAGGCGAGTTCGTCGCCTTGCTCGGTCCCAGCGGCTGCGGAAAGACAACGCTGCTTCGGCTCATCGCGGGTTTCATCGACCCCAGCGAGGGAAGCATCACCATCGACGGCACGCCGATGATGGGCTTGCCGCCGAACAAGCGGCCGGTGAACACGGTCTTCCAGAACTACGCGCTGTTCCCGCATCTGAATGTGGGGCGGAACGTGGCTTTCGGGCCGAAGCGTCGCGGCCAGGACGCGGCCGAGATCGAGCGGGAGGTCAAAGCAACGCTCGAACTCGTGGGACTGAGCGGGTTCGAGGAGCGCTTCCCCAACGAACTTTCCGGCGGCCAGCAGCAGCGGGTCGCCCTCGCCAGGGCGGTGATCAACAAGCCGCGGGTGCTGTTGCTGGACGAGCCCTTCGGGGCCCTCGACCTGCAGCTGCGGAAGCGAATGCAGCTCGAGTTGAAGCATTTACAGGCACGACTGGGCATCACGTTCATCTTCGTCACGCATGACCAAGAGGAAGCGCTGGTCATGGCCAACCGGATCGCGGTCATGAATGAAGGGCTGATCATCCAGACCGGCTCGGGAGAAGACATCTATCGCGCTCCGAACAGCCGTTTCGTCGCGTCCTTCATCGGGGAGGCCAACCTGCTCAACGCCACAAACGCGACAGACGGATTGCGGCTCGACGGTACAACAGACGTGCTGCCCTACACGGCGAACGGAAGTGCGAAGAAGGTCGTGATGATCCGGCCCGAGGATATCGAGGTGGGGCCCGCACCAGACGAGAACCATGTCGGACTGGACGTCACGGTCCTCGAGCGGGTGTTTCTCGGCGGAGCAACTCGGATCCATGCGGATTTCGGGGGTGACCAGCCGCTGGTCTTCCAGCCTTCAAAGTTCGAAGAGCGAGCGTCCCTGGAGCCCGGCCATCGGCTGACCATCCATTGGCAGCGCGATCGCGGCCGAGTCCTCGATGCCTAA
- a CDS encoding ABC transporter substrate-binding protein, with protein sequence MMRVLQKRTVFAATLLASAVTFLQPSTAQEALTVAVYGGEWGEGITQCILQPFTAATGITVTPDPGTSTVTLAKLRQQKGNPAIDVAWIDGGVSELAGEEGVVATLDPAKIPNMANMETEGVYKSKDGKVYGLSTGFYSLGLVYNTEDVKPAPTSWWDLSKPEFDGASTVPSPANAMGVPLFVHINKLAGGDLDNFKPAIDKYKEWKVSSYFDSSGAATNSFQSGEVIVGGHYASAAWSLADKGLPISYSPPKEGAPSGDIRVHIVEGTKKTEAAEKLVDFAIGKEQAKCLSEKLYVGPATKGVELSEKAKSRMPWGDGTIADLARIDWPAINAKRQAITDIWNKEIARK encoded by the coding sequence ATGATGAGAGTCCTACAAAAAAGAACTGTGTTTGCTGCTACGCTGCTCGCCAGCGCCGTTACTTTCCTACAGCCGAGTACCGCTCAAGAAGCACTGACCGTTGCCGTCTATGGCGGCGAATGGGGCGAAGGCATTACCCAGTGCATCCTGCAGCCCTTCACGGCGGCCACCGGGATCACCGTGACGCCGGACCCAGGGACATCCACGGTGACGCTCGCCAAGCTGCGCCAACAAAAGGGTAATCCAGCGATCGACGTCGCATGGATCGACGGCGGTGTCTCAGAGCTCGCCGGAGAGGAAGGGGTCGTCGCGACCTTGGATCCTGCGAAGATCCCCAACATGGCAAACATGGAGACGGAAGGCGTCTACAAGTCCAAGGACGGCAAGGTCTACGGTCTGTCGACCGGCTTCTATTCGCTCGGCCTGGTCTACAACACCGAAGACGTCAAGCCGGCACCGACCTCCTGGTGGGATCTCTCGAAGCCCGAATTCGACGGCGCTTCCACGGTGCCGAGCCCGGCCAACGCCATGGGCGTGCCGCTCTTCGTGCATATCAACAAGCTGGCGGGGGGCGACCTCGACAATTTCAAACCGGCCATCGACAAGTACAAAGAGTGGAAGGTTTCCTCCTATTTCGATAGCTCGGGTGCTGCGACGAACAGCTTTCAGAGCGGCGAAGTGATCGTCGGCGGGCATTATGCCAGTGCCGCCTGGTCGCTGGCCGACAAGGGACTGCCGATCTCCTATTCTCCGCCCAAGGAGGGTGCGCCCAGCGGCGATATCCGCGTGCACATCGTCGAGGGGACGAAGAAGACAGAGGCTGCAGAGAAGCTGGTCGATTTCGCCATCGGCAAAGAGCAGGCCAAATGCCTGTCGGAAAAGCTCTATGTCGGCCCGGCCACCAAGGGAGTCGAGCTTTCGGAAAAGGCGAAGTCCCGGATGCCCTGGGGCGATGGGACCATTGCCGATCTTGCCCGGATCGACTGGCCAGCCATCAACGCCAAGCGCCAGGCGATTACCGATATCTGGAACAAGGAAATCGCGCGCAAGTGA